A DNA window from Microcystis aeruginosa NIES-843 contains the following coding sequences:
- a CDS encoding element excision factor XisH family protein, producing MTLYLAIHQQAFADIFEDSIGQVLLDNKRFKLLVFDKIEEVILRWIV from the coding sequence ATAACTTTATATTTAGCAATTCATCAACAAGCTTTTGCCGATATTTTTGAAGATTCTATTGGTCAAGTTTTATTAGACAATAAACGATTCAAATTATTGGTTTTTGACAAAATTGAGGAGGTTATTTTAAGATGGATAGTTTAG
- a CDS encoding DUF5615 family PIN-like protein encodes MLSFLLDEHISPTVAEQISRKRPEILIFPLITWQEGRYLADSDEIVLKAATEAQLTLVTYDQNTIPPLLCEWGEAQKSHSGVIFIDYQSIPPSNFGLLIRSLLALWDLQGKQDWTNRLVYLKPKI; translated from the coding sequence ATGCTATCTTTTTTATTAGATGAACATATTTCTCCGACGGTTGCCGAACAAATTAGTCGTAAACGTCCAGAAATCCTGATTTTTCCTTTAATCACTTGGCAAGAAGGTCGATATTTGGCTGATTCGGATGAAATCGTTTTAAAAGCCGCAACCGAAGCCCAGTTAACCCTAGTAACATACGACCAGAACACTATTCCCCCGCTTTTGTGCGAATGGGGAGAAGCTCAAAAAAGTCATAGTGGCGTTATTTTTATCGATTATCAGTCCATTCCTCCTAGCAATTTTGGTCTTTTAATTCGTTCACTTTTAGCTTTATGGGATCTACAAGGCAAACAGGATTGGACAAACCGACTTGTTTATTTAAAGCCAAAAATTTGA
- a CDS encoding type II toxin-antitoxin system VapC family toxin, protein MRKVFVDTAAWIALINVDDVFHEQAKRVKANLQQQKCQLITTDFVLLQVADALVSPKIRSQTIRFINHLNNLIGLQIIPLNKSLFDEGWKLYSQRLDKDWGLTDCISFVIMQQEVITLAFTSDRHFEQAGFTRLLNPSYSEQ, encoded by the coding sequence GTGAGGAAGGTTTTTGTTGATACGGCAGCCTGGATTGCCTTAATTAATGTTGATGATGTTTTTCATGAACAAGCCAAGCGTGTTAAGGCGAATCTTCAACAACAGAAATGTCAGCTTATAACAACAGATTTTGTTTTATTGCAAGTGGCTGATGCTCTGGTTTCGCCGAAAATTCGCTCTCAAACAATTAGATTTATTAATCACCTCAACAATCTAATTGGTTTACAGATTATACCGCTCAATAAATCTCTTTTCGATGAGGGTTGGAAACTTTATAGTCAGCGTCTTGATAAAGATTGGGGGCTAACTGATTGTATTAGCTTTGTCATTATGCAGCAAGAAGTAATTACATTAGCCTTTACATCAGATCGGCATTTTGAACAAGCAGGGTTCACTCGACTGCTAAATCCTTCATACAGTGAACAGTGA
- a CDS encoding DUF5615 family PIN-like protein: MNFLIDYNLTGDVVLFWGTLSAEGWLDLLPIRFFTFQDVGLPMDSSDRVVWQFAQNTQMILITANRNMKGIDSLEQTIREENTPASLPILTIGNPDRLDESSYRQRCATRLIEILFDLENYMGVGRIFIP, translated from the coding sequence ATGAACTTTCTGATTGACTACAACTTAACGGGCGATGTTGTTTTATTCTGGGGAACCCTCTCAGCAGAAGGATGGCTTGATCTTTTGCCCATCCGCTTCTTCACCTTTCAGGATGTTGGATTGCCGATGGATAGTAGTGATCGGGTTGTTTGGCAATTTGCTCAAAACACTCAGATGATTTTAATTACAGCAAATCGAAATATGAAAGGAATTGATTCGCTGGAACAAACCATACGTGAAGAAAATACACCCGCTTCCCTGCCAATTCTGACAATTGGAAACCCTGATCGCCTTGATGAAAGTAGCTATCGGCAAAGATGTGCTACCCGCTTGATTGAGATTTTATTTGATCTAGAAAACTATATGGGAGTCGGTCGAATTTTCATCCCATAA
- a CDS encoding DUF433 domain-containing protein: MVLVSNGQSAIIRTERGLTIAGTRITLYDVMDYLKAQYPPKLIREKLGLNDRQIDSALAYIETHCTEVEAEYQECLQTATEIRQYWEERNRERFAKIAAMPPKPGQETIRAKLQEWKARIESQS; this comes from the coding sequence ATGGTTCTAGTATCCAACGGGCAATCAGCCATTATTCGTACAGAGCGTGGATTGACAATCGCCGGTACGCGAATTACCCTTTATGATGTTATGGATTACCTAAAGGCTCAGTATCCCCCCAAGCTGATTCGTGAAAAACTTGGTCTTAATGATAGACAGATTGATTCAGCCCTAGCATACATTGAGACTCATTGTACTGAGGTTGAAGCCGAGTATCAAGAATGCTTGCAGACAGCGACAGAAATTCGTCAATACTGGGAAGAGCGAAATCGTGAGCGATTTGCCAAGATTGCGGCGATGCCCCCTAAGCCCGGTCAAGAAACCATTCGTGCGAAGCTTCAAGAGTGGAAAGCACGCATTGAATCTCAATCATGA
- a CDS encoding type IIL restriction-modification enzyme MmeI, translating into MPLSWNEIKNRAIAFQKEWEGETSEKAESQSFWNEFFHVFGISRGSISPLQ; encoded by the coding sequence ATGCCTTTAAGTTGGAATGAAATTAAAAATCGCGCCATCGCTTTTCAAAAAGAGTGGGAAGGAGAGACTTCAGAAAAAGCAGAATCTCAATCTTTTTGGAATGAGTTTTTTCATGTCTTTGGCATTTCACGGGGGAGCATCTCACCTTTGCAATGA
- a CDS encoding DUF29 domain-containing protein, which produces MSKTLYEQDFQLWLATTINHLQKREFAALDTDNLIEELTELGKSEKRTLESNLMILLAHLLKLKVQHDAPPSMKDSWYCSIIEHRQRIEKNLRNTPSLKSYLETAIQEAYLDARQVAIKEGKLAQFGVPIPSENDYPQICPFSQEQILDENFYGN; this is translated from the coding sequence ATGTCCAAGACTCTCTACGAACAAGATTTTCAATTGTGGCTCGCAACAACAATTAATCACCTACAGAAGCGGGAATTTGCTGCGCTGGATACTGATAACTTAATTGAGGAGTTAACCGAGTTGGGAAAATCGGAAAAAAGAACTTTAGAAAGTAATTTGATGATTCTTTTGGCTCACTTGCTCAAATTAAAAGTACAGCACGACGCACCGCCATCAATGAAGGATAGCTGGTATTGTTCTATTATTGAGCATCGCCAGCGCATTGAGAAAAACTTACGCAATACGCCTTCCCTCAAATCCTATCTAGAAACTGCTATCCAGGAAGCCTATCTAGATGCTCGTCAAGTGGCAATTAAGGAAGGGAAACTTGCTCAATTTGGTGTTCCCATTCCCTCAGAAAATGATTATCCTCAAATTTGTCCTTTCTCCCAAGAGCAAATCTTAGATGAGAACTTCTATGGCAATTGA
- the moeB gene encoding molybdopterin-synthase adenylyltransferase MoeB, which yields MLNPNLAAIELSKEEVQRYSRHIILPEVGLEGQKKLKAASVLCIGTGGLGSPLLLYLAAAGIGRIGIVDFDIVDSSNLQRQIIHGTSWVGKPKIVSAKDRILEINPYCQVDLYETRISSENALDILAPYDVVIDGTDNFPTRYLTNDACVLLDKPNVYGSIFRFEGQATVFNYQGGPNYRDLYPEPPPPGMVPSCAEGGVLGVLPGVIGTIQATEAIKIILGAPDTLSGRLLLYNAWEMKFRELKLRPNPIRPVIEKLIDYEQFCGIPQAKAQEAAEQQKMTEMTVVELKALIDSNANDYILIDVRNPNEYQIANIPNSVLIPLPDIENGAAIPKIKELVNGYRLIAHCKMGGRSAKALAILKDAGIEGINVKGGISAWSREVDSTVPEY from the coding sequence ATGCTAAATCCTAATCTCGCGGCGATCGAACTTTCCAAAGAGGAGGTTCAACGCTACTCTCGACACATTATTCTGCCCGAAGTGGGCTTAGAAGGTCAAAAAAAACTAAAAGCCGCCAGTGTTCTCTGCATCGGCACTGGGGGACTCGGTTCCCCGCTTTTACTCTATCTAGCGGCGGCTGGCATCGGTAGAATCGGTATTGTTGACTTCGATATCGTCGATAGTTCCAATCTGCAACGTCAAATTATTCACGGCACTTCTTGGGTAGGCAAACCGAAAATTGTTTCCGCTAAGGACAGAATTCTAGAAATTAACCCCTACTGTCAGGTGGATTTGTACGAAACCCGCATAAGTTCCGAAAATGCCCTTGACATTTTAGCCCCCTATGATGTAGTCATCGACGGGACGGATAATTTCCCCACCCGTTATCTGACTAATGATGCTTGTGTTCTTCTCGACAAACCCAACGTCTACGGCTCAATTTTCCGCTTTGAAGGACAAGCAACCGTTTTTAACTACCAAGGCGGTCCCAACTACCGCGATCTCTATCCCGAACCGCCACCACCGGGGATGGTTCCCTCCTGTGCGGAAGGCGGCGTTTTAGGAGTTTTACCCGGGGTAATCGGCACAATTCAAGCCACAGAAGCCATTAAAATTATCCTCGGCGCTCCGGATACCCTCAGTGGTCGTTTACTGCTTTACAATGCTTGGGAAATGAAATTCCGTGAGTTAAAATTGCGCCCGAATCCCATCCGTCCCGTCATTGAAAAATTAATTGATTACGAACAATTCTGCGGTATCCCGCAAGCGAAAGCACAAGAAGCAGCAGAACAGCAAAAAATGACAGAAATGACCGTAGTAGAGTTAAAAGCACTAATTGACAGCAATGCCAATGATTACATTCTCATCGATGTGCGTAATCCCAACGAGTACCAAATCGCTAATATCCCCAACTCGGTGTTAATTCCCTTACCCGATATCGAAAATGGTGCGGCAATTCCCAAAATTAAGGAATTAGTCAACGGTTATCGTCTTATCGCCCATTGTAAGATGGGGGGACGTTCCGCTAAAGCCCTCGCTATCCTCAAAGACGCAGGTATCGAAGGAATTAACGTCAAAGGTGGTATCAGCGCCTGGAGTCGCGAAGTCGATTCCACTGTACCAGAATACTAA
- the gcvH gene encoding glycine cleavage system protein GcvH: protein MELEYPEDLRYLETHEYVRLEGEIATLGISAFAVDQLGDIVFLELPELGEALKVGSSFGTIESVKAVEDLYPPVSGTVVDRNQAMIDSPELIADDPHGEGWLLKVRVENPDTALADTLSASEYRTQVAGES from the coding sequence ATGGAACTGGAATATCCCGAGGATTTGAGATACCTAGAAACCCACGAATACGTCAGACTCGAAGGTGAAATCGCTACCTTGGGAATTAGTGCTTTTGCCGTCGATCAATTGGGTGATATCGTGTTTCTAGAATTGCCCGAATTGGGAGAGGCGCTGAAAGTGGGTAGTAGTTTCGGCACGATCGAATCGGTAAAAGCGGTAGAAGATCTTTATCCTCCCGTCTCGGGAACCGTAGTCGATCGCAATCAAGCGATGATTGACTCCCCCGAATTAATTGCCGATGATCCCCACGGGGAGGGTTGGTTATTAAAAGTGCGGGTAGAAAATCCCGATACTGCCTTGGCTGATACCCTCTCCGCTAGTGAATATCGCACCCAAGTGGCAGGGGAAAGTTAA
- a CDS encoding bifunctional acetate--CoA ligase family protein/GNAT family N-acetyltransferase, with translation MLNPILDPRGGEHQTIRAFFEPKNIAVVGFNRQNPQLDRTLLNNLHHNPGQHRLYLVNPHPENRLDLPSYSSLEDIQAAIDLVIITAPAPEIPAIIAQSVEKKVKCALILSTGFRETGQMGENLLREIKAIAGQKLRIIGPHSSGISNLSQNLNATFSPILPKTGSIALISQSGAIAAAVLDWSLSENVGFSHFISLGVLLDVDWGELLYYLGDDPQTKSIVIYLESLNNARSFLSSAREVALNKPIIAISRHSTDFDPTALSHAGKLTSDQLTLSAAFARCGIVEVQRLADLLNITQVLAKIPRFPRGKRLTIISNGVAPALLAASALLAEDGQLATLTPATIGKLAPLVPADIVPQNPIDLRRSSDPDSYARALEIALADAHTDAVLMILSPRFNTDLREIALRIASIAQNSTKPILASLMGGEGIAEGVSLLNQQGIPTYRYPDSAARVFNLLWKYEENLRGLYQTPILTNSRENGSDRVLVSQIIEQAGDRTILSELESLELLKAYGIPVIVTKVAESAAEAVNLAESLGYPVVMKLHSRTIIHKSAVGGVQLPLFSPRAVVQAYQAIKANVSAQVGREHFLGVSIQPMLEIDRGYELIIGSNYDDQCGPVIIFGTGGRLVDIFQDYATALPPLNTNLARRLLEKTKIYRAFNGTNGLKSLNLANLEQIIVRFSNLVSEQPRIKTIDINPFFADSEQLIALSASILLHPPTTPPEKLSHPAIRPYPEHYIEPWTTKRGLKVLIRPIRAADEPLVRQFHHYLSEESIYYRYFHLVNLDRQTAYDRLTRICFIDYDRVMSLVVEINNDQTEEPEIIAIGRLNKLHGVNVAEFDLLVRDDYQGQGIGTELLQRLVTIGKKEGLEGIEGEILRDNRAMQMIAAKVGFSLYKTADFVKAELNL, from the coding sequence ATGTTAAATCCCATCTTAGATCCTCGCGGTGGCGAACATCAAACCATAAGAGCCTTTTTTGAGCCAAAAAACATCGCTGTGGTGGGATTTAATCGCCAAAATCCCCAACTTGATCGCACTCTTTTAAATAATCTCCATCATAATCCCGGTCAGCACCGTCTTTATCTAGTTAATCCTCACCCCGAAAACCGGCTCGATCTTCCCAGCTATAGCAGTTTAGAGGATATCCAGGCGGCGATCGATCTGGTAATTATCACCGCCCCCGCTCCCGAAATTCCCGCTATTATCGCCCAATCTGTCGAAAAAAAGGTTAAATGCGCCCTGATTCTCTCCACGGGTTTTCGGGAAACCGGCCAGATGGGGGAAAATTTACTCAGGGAAATTAAAGCGATCGCTGGTCAAAAATTACGCATCATCGGTCCCCATAGCTCGGGAATCAGCAATCTCAGCCAAAATCTTAACGCCACCTTTTCCCCCATCCTGCCGAAAACTGGTTCAATTGCCCTGATTAGTCAAAGTGGGGCGATCGCTGCTGCCGTGCTTGATTGGAGTTTAAGCGAAAATGTCGGTTTTAGTCACTTTATCTCCCTCGGAGTTCTTTTAGATGTGGATTGGGGCGAATTACTCTATTATTTGGGAGACGATCCCCAAACCAAAAGCATCGTTATCTACTTGGAATCCCTGAATAATGCCCGCTCTTTTCTGTCCTCGGCCCGAGAAGTTGCCCTAAATAAACCAATTATCGCCATTAGTCGCCACAGTACCGACTTTGACCCCACCGCTCTTTCCCATGCTGGCAAATTGACCAGCGATCAGCTAACTCTCTCCGCTGCCTTTGCTCGCTGTGGCATCGTGGAAGTACAAAGACTGGCCGATCTCTTGAATATCACGCAAGTTTTAGCGAAAATTCCCCGATTTCCCCGGGGAAAACGCTTGACAATCATCAGCAATGGTGTTGCTCCCGCTCTTTTAGCGGCCTCGGCTTTACTGGCGGAAGATGGACAACTGGCAACCCTTACCCCCGCAACGATCGGAAAACTAGCGCCTCTTGTTCCCGCGGATATCGTCCCCCAAAATCCCATCGATCTGCGTCGCAGCAGCGATCCCGATAGCTACGCTCGCGCCCTAGAGATCGCTTTAGCGGATGCACATACCGACGCGGTGTTGATGATTCTCTCGCCTCGCTTTAACACTGATCTGCGAGAAATTGCCCTTAGAATTGCCTCAATCGCTCAAAATAGCACAAAACCCATTTTAGCAAGTTTGATGGGGGGAGAGGGCATTGCAGAGGGAGTATCGTTATTAAATCAGCAGGGTATCCCCACCTATCGCTATCCCGATTCGGCGGCCCGGGTGTTTAATTTGCTCTGGAAATATGAAGAGAATCTGCGCGGTCTTTATCAAACGCCAATTTTAACCAATTCCAGGGAAAATGGCTCTGATCGAGTTTTAGTGAGCCAGATTATCGAGCAAGCAGGGGATAGAACAATTCTCAGTGAGCTAGAGTCTTTAGAGCTACTGAAAGCTTATGGAATCCCTGTTATTGTCACTAAAGTCGCCGAAAGTGCCGCAGAAGCAGTTAATCTCGCTGAATCTCTCGGTTATCCCGTGGTGATGAAACTGCATTCGAGGACGATTATCCATAAAAGCGCGGTGGGTGGGGTACAATTGCCGCTTTTTTCCCCTAGGGCAGTGGTGCAAGCGTATCAAGCGATCAAAGCTAATGTTAGCGCACAAGTGGGTCGGGAGCATTTTCTCGGGGTGAGTATTCAACCGATGTTAGAGATCGATCGAGGATATGAGTTAATTATCGGCTCTAATTACGATGATCAGTGCGGACCGGTGATAATTTTCGGTACTGGTGGCCGTTTAGTCGATATTTTTCAAGATTACGCCACCGCTCTACCTCCTTTAAATACTAATCTCGCTCGCCGACTTTTAGAAAAAACCAAGATTTATCGGGCTTTTAACGGGACAAATGGGCTTAAATCACTTAATTTAGCGAATTTGGAGCAAATAATCGTTAGATTTAGTAACCTGGTTAGTGAACAACCTCGCATTAAAACTATCGATATTAATCCCTTTTTTGCCGATTCAGAGCAATTAATCGCCCTTTCCGCCTCTATCCTTCTTCATCCTCCAACTACTCCCCCAGAAAAGTTATCTCATCCGGCGATTCGTCCCTATCCCGAACATTATATAGAACCTTGGACGACGAAAAGAGGCTTAAAGGTGCTAATTCGTCCGATTCGGGCAGCAGATGAGCCTTTAGTGCGACAATTTCACCATTATCTCTCGGAAGAAAGCATTTATTATCGTTATTTTCACCTTGTCAATCTCGATCGCCAAACCGCTTATGATCGTCTTACGCGCATTTGTTTTATCGACTACGATCGAGTAATGAGCTTAGTGGTAGAGATTAATAACGATCAGACGGAAGAGCCAGAAATTATCGCTATAGGACGCTTAAATAAACTGCACGGCGTTAATGTGGCGGAATTTGACTTATTAGTTAGGGATGACTATCAAGGTCAAGGAATTGGTACAGAGTTACTACAGCGTTTAGTCACTATTGGCAAAAAGGAAGGATTAGAGGGAATTGAAGGGGAAATTTTAAGGGATAATCGCGCTATGCAGATGATAGCCGCTAAAGTGGGGTTTTCTCTCTATAAAACTGCCGATTTTGTCAAAGCGGAACTGAATTTATGA
- a CDS encoding NAD-dependent epimerase/dehydratase family protein, with the protein MIENKILITGATGLPGGFFMQHLASTKPEIEIHCLIRPTSDRSMLDSLVLNLTYDFGDSSISETWEGIFRKNSFETIIHLVQLRQVPTILNSLKKFQQTPRLIIIGTTGIYSKYNEYSAEYKQAENYLQEYPASYCLLRPTMIYGTPKDKNLHKLIKFCHRYGFFPIFGSGDNLLQPVHADDIAQMLLKVWECPDIKGAYDLSGGSIVSFRQLILLIEQLLGQSVRPLSFPLNFGIWSATLLEKTLGKKSPVRREQILRLQEDKAYSHEEAKRDLGFTPRTLEAGLQQEIELMRSQGII; encoded by the coding sequence ATGATTGAGAATAAAATATTAATCACAGGTGCTACGGGGTTGCCTGGTGGTTTTTTCATGCAACATTTGGCATCTACTAAGCCTGAAATAGAAATACATTGTTTAATTCGACCCACTAGCGACCGCAGTATGTTAGATAGCCTAGTACTGAATTTAACCTACGATTTTGGCGATAGCTCTATCTCAGAAACCTGGGAAGGAATTTTTAGGAAAAATAGTTTTGAAACCATCATCCATCTCGTCCAACTTCGACAAGTACCAACTATACTTAATAGTCTAAAAAAATTCCAACAAACTCCCCGATTAATTATTATTGGAACTACCGGAATATATTCAAAATATAATGAATATTCTGCCGAGTATAAACAAGCAGAAAATTATTTACAAGAGTATCCTGCTTCTTATTGTCTGCTGAGACCGACAATGATTTATGGCACTCCTAAGGATAAAAACCTACACAAATTGATTAAATTCTGTCACCGCTACGGATTCTTTCCCATTTTTGGCTCTGGTGATAACCTGTTACAACCAGTTCACGCTGATGACATTGCCCAGATGTTGTTAAAAGTCTGGGAATGTCCTGATATAAAAGGTGCTTACGATCTTTCCGGCGGTAGTATTGTTTCCTTCCGTCAGTTAATTTTATTGATAGAACAATTATTAGGCCAATCGGTGCGTCCCCTGTCCTTTCCCTTGAACTTTGGCATCTGGTCAGCTACCCTACTAGAAAAAACATTAGGTAAAAAATCCCCCGTGCGACGAGAACAAATCTTGCGATTACAAGAAGACAAAGCTTATTCCCACGAAGAAGCTAAAAGGGATTTAGGGTTTACTCCTCGTACTCTAGAAGCCGGACTACAACAAGAGATAGAATTAATGCGCTCCCAAGGCATAATTTAA
- a CDS encoding glycosyltransferase family 4 protein → MKILFIITRADTVGGAQVHVRDLARFLQDSHHQVLVVTGIKGIYNDDLISHRITNVSCQDFGKKINLIKDWQTLNFIKQIIVEFQPDIISTHSSKAGILGRLAAKKSKTPCIFTAHGWAFTGGVPEPSRTIYQWLEKITEPLANKIICVSEQDRLIGIKTGMQPQRLLTIHNGMPDLPAELRSNPGNANPVRIVMVARFDQQKDHVTLLKAFQNIPEAHLDLVGDGPDLEKIKTLAKELKIIDRVNFLGFRNNVAEVLAQAQVFTLISNWEGFPRTTIEAMRAGLPVIVSDVGGASEAIVEGITGYAVARGDVNTLHQRLLQLVLDQQFRAKMGAAGRKRYETEYTFEKMFEKTFQVYEQVLAKRRKNDD, encoded by the coding sequence ATGAAAATACTTTTTATTATAACTAGAGCAGATACCGTTGGAGGCGCACAGGTTCATGTGCGAGATTTAGCGAGATTTTTGCAAGATTCTCACCATCAGGTCTTAGTTGTTACTGGAATAAAAGGCATTTATAATGACGATCTGATCAGTCATCGCATAACCAATGTATCTTGTCAAGACTTTGGTAAAAAAATTAACTTAATTAAAGACTGGCAAACCTTGAATTTTATCAAACAAATTATTGTAGAATTCCAACCAGATATTATCAGCACTCACTCTAGTAAAGCGGGAATTTTAGGACGATTAGCGGCCAAAAAAAGTAAGACTCCTTGCATTTTTACCGCCCATGGTTGGGCTTTTACAGGAGGTGTACCAGAGCCGAGTCGCACTATCTATCAGTGGTTAGAAAAAATCACAGAACCTTTAGCTAATAAAATTATCTGTGTTTCGGAACAAGATCGATTAATTGGAATAAAAACTGGTATGCAACCGCAGCGATTATTGACCATTCATAATGGGATGCCAGATCTACCCGCAGAATTGAGATCTAATCCTGGTAATGCTAACCCTGTTCGTATTGTTATGGTGGCAAGATTTGATCAGCAAAAAGACCATGTAACCTTACTGAAAGCCTTTCAAAATATTCCCGAAGCCCATTTAGATTTAGTCGGAGACGGTCCGGATTTAGAAAAGATTAAAACCTTAGCTAAGGAGCTAAAAATTATCGACAGAGTTAACTTTTTAGGTTTTCGTAATAATGTAGCTGAAGTCTTAGCTCAAGCCCAAGTATTTACTTTAATATCTAATTGGGAAGGGTTTCCTCGCACTACAATCGAAGCAATGAGAGCGGGATTACCGGTAATTGTATCAGATGTAGGTGGAGCGTCGGAAGCAATTGTGGAAGGAATAACCGGATACGCCGTAGCGCGAGGAGACGTTAACACGTTACACCAGAGACTATTACAATTAGTTCTTGATCAACAATTCAGAGCTAAAATGGGAGCGGCAGGACGCAAACGCTACGAAACAGAATATACTTTTGAGAAGATGTTTGAAAAAACCTTTCAGGTTTATGAACAAGTTTTAGCAAAAAGGAGAAAAAATGATGATTGA
- a CDS encoding glycosyltransferase family 4 protein, giving the protein MKILLFSRYDTLGASSRYRTYQYLPYLKKEGIEFETAPLLDNDYLRTRYLGKKYPLSRLLSAYQQRISLLLKSQKYDLIWLEKEALPWLPAWLELLFLRGRTPYVVDYDDAVFHRYDQHSASVVRWLLGQKIDRVMQNARLVIAGNDYLANRATQARAKWVEILPTVVDLDRYPLSKAPQNEVFTIGWIGSPLKFVDYIQELYPVLKEICRDGCAKVVAIGAKEINLEDIPLEIKPWSEATEVKEMQQFDVGIMPLTDTPFERGKCGFKLIQYMASTRPVIGSPVGVNAEIIKEGINGFQASSQAEWLQAFQNLKHDRDLRESMGWAGRKLVEDKYNIQITAPKMLQLLQKANQVLKT; this is encoded by the coding sequence ATGAAAATTTTGTTATTCAGTCGCTATGATACTTTAGGTGCTAGTAGCCGCTATCGTACTTACCAATATTTGCCTTATTTGAAAAAAGAGGGAATAGAGTTTGAGACCGCTCCCTTATTAGATAATGATTATCTTAGAACTCGCTACTTAGGGAAAAAATACCCTTTATCGAGATTATTATCTGCTTATCAACAGAGAATTTCGCTGCTGTTGAAATCTCAAAAATACGATTTAATCTGGTTGGAAAAGGAAGCATTACCTTGGCTACCAGCTTGGCTAGAATTACTATTTCTCAGAGGAAGAACGCCTTATGTAGTTGACTATGATGACGCAGTATTCCACCGTTACGATCAACATTCTGCTTCTGTAGTTAGATGGCTATTGGGACAGAAAATTGATCGAGTAATGCAGAATGCTCGCTTAGTGATTGCGGGAAATGATTACTTAGCTAACAGAGCAACACAAGCAAGAGCTAAATGGGTAGAAATATTACCCACCGTCGTCGATCTTGATCGCTATCCCTTATCAAAAGCTCCTCAAAATGAAGTCTTTACCATCGGCTGGATAGGAAGTCCATTGAAGTTTGTCGATTATATACAAGAACTTTATCCTGTTTTAAAAGAAATTTGTCGAGATGGTTGTGCCAAAGTCGTTGCTATCGGTGCCAAAGAGATAAATCTAGAGGATATCCCTTTAGAAATTAAGCCCTGGTCCGAGGCAACCGAGGTGAAAGAGATGCAACAATTTGATGTGGGGATTATGCCCCTTACCGATACACCATTTGAGCGAGGAAAATGCGGATTTAAACTAATCCAATATATGGCATCTACTCGCCCAGTTATTGGTTCACCAGTGGGGGTTAACGCAGAGATTATTAAGGAGGGTATCAACGGCTTTCAAGCTAGTAGTCAAGCTGAATGGCTGCAAGCTTTTCAAAACCTGAAACATGATCGAGATTTAAGAGAAAGCATGGGATGGGCTGGCAGAAAACTTGTCGAAGATAAGTATAATATTCAAATAACCGCCCCTAAAATGTTGCAGCTATTGCAAAAAGCTAATCAAGTCTTAAAAACCTAA